Proteins encoded by one window of Nocardia goodfellowii:
- a CDS encoding peptide ABC transporter substrate-binding protein yields MRFTRAGALIGAVLLATSLGLSACGTDDGADEGIVTTNGGEPQNPLVPGNTNENMGGRVVDRLFAGLKYYDADGQAHDEMAEKIETTDRKNYKITIKPDWKFTDGTTVKAKNFVDAWNYTALGSNAQLQSYVFTPILGFDEVSAEKPTAQTMKGLKVIDDRTFTVELQFPSIDFEIGLGYSPFYPLPDAAFKDMKAFGEAPIGNGPYKFKTWEHNVKIDLEPNPDYRGGRPAKNKGLRFVHYQTFETAYADLQAGNLDTLDTIPSSAIATYKNDLGDRAITKPTAQNQHIGVQSNVPHFAGEEGVLRRKAISMAINREQICDKIFHGTRNPARDFTASTLPGFNGNLPGAEVLKYNPDEAKKLWAQADAIAPWSGRYEIAYNSDGGHQEWIEAVANSVKNVLGIEAVGTPYPTFKDIRGLITGRTIGKAFRYGWQGDYPTMLQFLTANYYSHSGTNNVDYKSPEFDKLLDAALAAASLDESYKIIAEAQALMLRDMVDIPILDYVANAGRSDKVKKAELSWNGLFDFEGIEK; encoded by the coding sequence GTGAGATTCACAAGAGCTGGTGCGTTGATCGGGGCGGTGCTACTGGCCACAAGCCTGGGGCTGTCCGCGTGCGGAACGGATGACGGCGCCGACGAGGGCATCGTCACCACCAATGGTGGCGAGCCGCAGAATCCCCTGGTGCCCGGAAACACCAATGAGAACATGGGCGGCCGCGTCGTCGACCGGCTGTTCGCGGGCCTGAAGTATTACGACGCCGACGGCCAGGCGCACGACGAGATGGCCGAGAAGATCGAGACCACCGACCGGAAGAACTACAAGATCACCATCAAGCCGGATTGGAAGTTCACCGACGGCACCACGGTCAAGGCGAAGAACTTCGTCGACGCGTGGAACTACACCGCACTCGGCAGCAACGCCCAGCTGCAGAGTTACGTGTTCACGCCGATTCTCGGATTCGACGAGGTGTCGGCCGAAAAGCCCACCGCGCAGACGATGAAGGGGCTGAAGGTCATCGACGATCGGACCTTCACGGTGGAATTGCAGTTCCCCTCCATCGATTTCGAGATCGGTCTGGGTTACTCGCCGTTCTACCCGCTGCCGGACGCCGCGTTCAAGGACATGAAGGCCTTCGGCGAGGCCCCGATCGGCAACGGCCCCTACAAGTTCAAGACCTGGGAACACAACGTCAAGATCGATCTGGAGCCGAATCCGGACTACCGGGGCGGCCGCCCGGCCAAGAACAAGGGCCTGCGGTTCGTGCACTATCAAACCTTCGAAACGGCCTACGCCGACCTGCAGGCCGGCAACCTGGACACTCTCGACACCATCCCGTCGAGTGCCATCGCCACGTATAAGAACGATCTCGGCGATCGGGCGATCACCAAGCCGACCGCGCAGAACCAGCACATCGGCGTCCAGTCGAATGTTCCCCATTTCGCCGGGGAGGAAGGCGTGCTGCGCCGCAAGGCGATTTCGATGGCGATCAACCGGGAGCAGATCTGCGACAAGATCTTCCACGGCACCCGTAATCCGGCCCGCGATTTCACCGCCAGCACCCTGCCCGGGTTCAACGGCAATCTGCCCGGCGCGGAGGTGCTGAAGTACAACCCGGACGAGGCCAAGAAGCTGTGGGCCCAGGCCGACGCCATCGCACCCTGGTCGGGACGCTACGAGATCGCCTACAACTCCGACGGTGGCCACCAGGAATGGATCGAAGCCGTCGCCAACAGTGTGAAGAACGTGCTGGGCATCGAAGCGGTCGGCACACCGTATCCGACGTTCAAGGACATTCGCGGGCTGATCACCGGCCGCACCATCGGCAAGGCGTTCCGCTACGGCTGGCAGGGTGACTACCCGACGATGCTGCAGTTCCTCACCGCGAATTACTACAGCCACTCGGGCACCAACAATGTCGATTACAAGAGCCCCGAGTTCGACAAGCTGCTCGATGCCGCACTGGCGGCCGCGTCGCTGGACGAGTCCTACAAGATCATCGCCGAAGCCCAGGCGCTGATGCTCCGGGACATGGTCGATATCCCGATTCTCGACTACGTGGCCAATGCCGGCCGGTCGGACAAGGTGAAGAAGGCCGAACTCTCCTGGAACGGTCTGTTCGACTTCGAGGGAATCGAGAAGTAG